In Hyla sarda isolate aHylSar1 chromosome 9, aHylSar1.hap1, whole genome shotgun sequence, the following proteins share a genomic window:
- the LOC130291091 gene encoding protein spinster homolog 1-like encodes MASPQDPLLKEEEEAMVDHSDMDVEKGDIPERQNLPSLSVMSTARSIITVVILAFVNLLIYANRSSVAGVLPYIQKAYDTNASLSGLLNTLFIGSYVLVAPIAGYLGDHCNKKYTVCAGVIVWLSMTLTLSFIPDGYFLLFLLTSGLVGAGEATFCTIAPSIIADLFTSDQRTRMLNVFYSVIPVGCGLGYIIGPKVTDAARGDWHWAFRVTPGLGLIAVALMILVTKELPRTTRNGKKNNKSQKFAKWATDLKKLFKNRSFMLTTMGSTAVSFIVGAIGVWGPSYLTHARTLLQEKDPCPAEPCDYHDILIFGVVTVVSGILGVVAGTEISKRYRKSNPRADPLVCGCAMMLSAPFLLLALTFGNISLVATNIFIFIGETLLSVNFTLISDIILKVVTPWRRSSALAVQMTIYHLLGDAGSPYLIGLISDTYERGYAKSPLLKYRSLEYALMTCTIMAVIGGAFFMATALYIERDEKEAEMESEPPSSSSSSLLPADEDRTSD; translated from the coding sequence atggcctctccacaagacccattgctgaaggaggaggaagaagcaatggtggaccatagtgatatggatgtagaaaagggcgatatccctgagaggcagaacctgccatctctaagcgtgatgtccaccgcacgttccatcatcaccgtagtgatcctcgcctttgttaatttgctcatctatgcaaatcgctccagcgtggcgggggtgctgccttatatacagaaagcatatgacaccaatgctagtctgtccggcttattgaatacattgttcattggaagctacgtgctggtcgcaccaattgccggatatttgggcgaccactgtaataagaaatatactgtttgcgcaggagtcatcgtttggctgagcatgacacttaccctgtcattcatccctgacgggtatttcctgctcttcctgctgacgagtgggctggttggagccggagaggcgactttctgcaccatcgccccctcaatcattgcagacctttttacaagtgaccagcggacccgcatgctgaacgtgttttactccgtcatacctgtgggctgcggactaggatacatcatcgggcccaaagtgactgatgcagcaaggggcgattggcactgggcatttcgggtcacccctggcctgggcctcatagctgtggctttgatgattttggtcacaaaggagcttccaagaacgactagaaacgggaagaagaacaacaaatcccagaagtttgccaaatgggcgacagatctgaaaaaactatttaaaaatcgaagcttcatgttaaccaccatgggatcgacggctgtatccttcatagtgggagccataggtgtatggggtccgtcatacctgacccacgcacgaacactcctacaagagaaggacccttgccctgctgaaccgtgtgactatcacgacatcctaatatttggtgtggttacagtcgtttccggcattctgggagttgtagcagggacggagataagtaaaagatatcgcaaatccaacccacgggcggacccgcttgtgtgtggatgcgcgatgatgctctccgccccttttcttctgttggcattgacttttggcaacatcagcctcgttgccaccaacatcttcatcttcatcggagagacgcttctgtcagtaaatttcaccctcatatctgacattatactaaaagtagtaactccgtggaggagatcttcagccctggccgtgcagatgacaatctatcacctcctaggtgacgccggcagcccgtacctcatcggcctgatatctgacacctacgaacgaggatatgccaaatcccctcttctgaaataccgcagcctggagtatgccctcatgacatgcaccataatggcagtcatcggaggggccttcttcatggccacggccctatatatagagagggacgaaaaagaagcagagatggaatcagaacctccgtcatcctcctcctcctcactgcttcctgccgatgaggaccgcacttcagactga